The following coding sequences lie in one Arachis ipaensis cultivar K30076 chromosome B05, Araip1.1, whole genome shotgun sequence genomic window:
- the LOC110271884 gene encoding uncharacterized protein LOC110271884: MHNLKQCDSKRETKEHHVGNPIQSCNLCEPDLVFPIKNSLQLVITKDLLLITRILKVLQLDVLPHSLHSVSSGHLRSTEEASELGRHRHYLLYPHVPRRPARRLLRRLSRGVVGIKVKNPNRE, from the exons ATGCATAATCTTAAACAATGCGATAGCAAACGTGAAACAAAAGAACATCACGTTGGAAACCCAATT CAATCTTGCAATCTCTGTGAACCCGACCTTGTCTTTCCCATCAAAAATAGTCTTCAACTTGTCATCACAAAAGATCTCCTTCTTATTACTAGGATTC TGAAGGTTCTGCAGCTTGATGTACTCCCACACTCTCTTCACAGCGTGAGTTCGGGACACCTCCGAAGCACCGAGGAAGCTTCCGAGCTCGGAAGACACCGGCACTACCTTCTGTATCCCCACGTCCCACGTCGGCCTGCTCGGCGCCTTCTTCGCCGCCTTAGTCGCGGTGTTGTTGGAATAAAAGTGAAAAACCCTAACAGGGAGTAG
- the LOC107642557 gene encoding uncharacterized protein LOC107642557, whose product MNRMRVGFRISSAAVAAAAEKGGVWRRNMSTVSKAKEIIEGKKGKNRKATSELCNYLGIPHQSRSEMALTLSKFMKLYNARSPGIKKDDIWEKNLNTLLRGKASIGFPEVARILSPEFGQQGGISTKDSNMDSHTDNTKGKGSKKKGKSSKK is encoded by the exons ATGAATCGGATGCGCGTGGGGTTCCGTATCTCCTCTGCCGCCGTGGCTGCGGCGGCGGAAAAGGGAGGAGTATGGCGGAGGAACATGTCGACGGTGTCAAAAGCGAAAGAAATAATTGAAGGGAAGAAGGGCAAAAATCGCAAAGCTACGAGCGAACTCTGCAACTACCTCGGCATCCCTCATCAGTCTCGTTCAGAGATGGCGTTGACCCTCTCTAAGTTCATGAAGCTCTACAATGCCAGG AGTCCTGGTATTAAGAAAGATGATATTTGGGAGAAGAATTTGAATACGTTGTTACGTGGCAAAGCTAGTATTGGTTTTCCTGAGGTTGCTAGAATTCTGTCTCCAGAATTTGGCCAGCAGGGTGGAATCAGCACCAAGGACAGTAACATGGATTCTCACACGGACAACACAAAGGGGAAgggttcaaaaaagaaaggaaaatcaTCAAAGAAGTAG